The following coding sequences lie in one Caloenas nicobarica isolate bCalNic1 chromosome 13, bCalNic1.hap1, whole genome shotgun sequence genomic window:
- the LOC135994111 gene encoding GTPase activating protein homolog 4-like: MSTILKWFGREDKETEEKEKEKDKEEEKEEEEKEKTEGEKEKDKKKRKKKEEKRVGEEDKRSSSSSDSDSEEDHSSEKDNEKEDKD; the protein is encoded by the exons ATGTCGACAATCCTGAAAT GGTTTGGACGGGAAGATAAGGAgacagaggagaaggagaaagaaaaggacaaggaagaagagaaggaagaagaggagaaggaaaagactgagggagaaaaagagaaggacaagaagaagaggaagaagaaggaggaaaag AGAGTTGGGGAAGAGGacaagaggagcagcagcagctctgacagCGACTCAGAGGAG GATCATAGCAGTGAAAAGGACAATGAGAAGGAAGACAAAGATTAG
- the LOC135993938 gene encoding LON peptidase N-terminal domain and RING finger protein 3-like: MSHGPPSLSSPCRGESPSRQPPGPGSGDLDMLRCPSCLLLLWKPVTVSCGHSFCKPCLGRALPSRCPLCQERLKLLGVGTARCNVVLCGLLEKCVEREVRLAWLVAHVRDRLTRGDAEEALRMAQKGVELAPDASSLRLCRAEAFAALGQHQQALEDLDAVCRAEPGGHEGFFRKGKVLLEMGQRAEALLAWEHCLTLSPHFHPARREMEKILAEDAPQPCTAAAHSGVAHWGSTGPQVDGGSPVLPFSSPRAQDQEGERADGRGDAEHGQGMATLSQPGRQQEPETSAERQDRWLVDNEEETAAAKDTQPSLWELLSISDLECSLCIRMFFEPVTTPCGHTFCKECLERCLDHRPNCPLCKQSLREYLKAGSYSPTVLLQDIMLATFPAQLAQRRDLHRAEMAELSNLTKNIPIFVCTMSFPGIACPLHVFEPRYRLMIRRCQETGTRRFGMCVYENGKSFADYGCMLEIRQIELLADGRSLVDTIGRRRFRVLSRGHRDGYNTADIEYLEDKKVAGEELRELQSLHESTYCLAQRFCEHGDLASRHVLMQHGRLPEKEEDIQALPDGPMWCWWLISILPLDPSYQLNLFSSTSLRARLTQLQRILAALLQQPPPGHPLLEHNPRGRV; this comes from the exons ATGAGCCAcggcccccccagcctgtcctccccaTGCCGGGGGGAAAGCCCCTCCCGGCAGCCACCCGGCCCCGGGAGCGGGGACTTGGACATGCTGCGCTgcccctcctgcctcctcctcctctggaaGCCGGTGACCGTGTCCTGCGGTCACTCTTTCTGCAAGCCGTGCCTTGGGAGGGCCCTGCCCTCCCGCTGCCccctgtgccaggagaggttgaAGCTGCTGGGCGTTGGGACGGCGAGGTGCAACGTGGTGCTCTGCGGCCTCCTGGAGAAATGCGTGGAGCGGGAGGTCCGGCTGGCCTGGCTGGTGGCACATGTCCGGGACCGTCTCACCCGTGGAGATGCAGAGGAAGCGCTGAGGATGGCTCAGAAGGGGGTCGAGCTGG CCCCAGACGCCAGCTCCCTGCGGCTGTGCCGGGCAGAGGCATTCgcagcactgggacagcacCAGCAGGCGCTGGAGGACCTGGacgctgtgtgcagggctgagcCTGGAGGGCATGAG ggctttttcaggaaagggaaggtgcttcTGGAGATGGGACAGAGAGCTGAAGCCCTGCTGGCGTGGGAACACTGCCTGACACTCAGTCCCCATTTCCACCCTGCTcggagagagatggagaag ATCCTTGCAGAAGATGCTCCTCAGCCATGCACGGCTGCTGCACACTCGGGTGTTGCTCACTGGGGCTCGACTGGTCCCCAGGTGGATGGAGGGAGCCCTGTGCTCCCATTCTCCTCCCCACGAGCTCAG GATCAGGAGGGAGAGCGGGCAGATGGCAGAGGGGATGCTGAGCATGGCCAGGGCATGGCCACCCTTTCCCAGCCGGGGCGACAGCAGGAACCGGAGACTTCAGCAGAGAGGCAGGACCGGTGGTTGGTAG ATAACGAagaggaaacagcagcagcaaaggatACCCAGCCATCCCTTTGGGAGCTGCTGAGCATATCTGACTTGGAGTGCTCCCTCTGCATACG GATGTTCTTCGAGCCGGTGACAACGCCGTGCGGACACACCTTCTGCAAGGAGTGCCTCGAACGCTGCCTGGACCACCGGCCCAACTGTCCCCTCTGCaaacagagcctgagagag TACCTAAAGGCTGGAAGCTACAGCCCCACCGTACTGCTGCAGGACATCATGCTGGCCACCTTCCCTGCACAGCTGGCCCAGCGCCGGGACCTGCACCGGGCTGAGATGGCAGAGCTCTCCAA CCTGACCAAGAACATCCCCATCTTTGTATGCACAATGTCCTTCCCTGGCATTGCCTGCCCTCTGCACGTCTTTGAACCTCGTTACCGCCTCATGATCCGGCGGTGCCAGGAGACCGGCACGAGGAGGTTCGGCATGTGTGTATATGAGAATGGGAAAAG TTTTGCTGACTATGGCTGCATGCTGGAGATCCGGCAGATCGAGCTGCTGGCGGACGGGAGGTCCTTGGTGGACACCATCGGCCGGCGACGGTTCCGGGTGCTCAGCCGCGGACACAGGGACGGCTACAACACTGCAGACATCGAGTACCTGGAGGACAAGAAG GTGGCCGGggaggagctgcgggagctgcagagccTGCACGAAAGCACCTACTGCTTGGCTCAGCGGTTCTGTGAGCATGGAGATCTTGCCTCCAGGCACGTTTTGATGCAGCATGGACGGCTGCCGGAGAAGGAAGAGGACATCCAG GCTTTGCCCGATGGCCCGATGTGGTGCTGGTGGCTCATCTCCATCCTGCCCCTTGACCCGTCCTACCAGCTGAACCTCTTCTCCAGCACGTCCCTGCGTGCCCGCCTCACCCAGCTGCAGCGCATCCTCGCcgccctgctgcagcagccgccCCCCGGCCACCCGCTGCTCGAGCACAACCCCCGGGGCCGCGTCtga